Proteins from a genomic interval of Streptomyces sp. NBC_01445:
- a CDS encoding ABC transporter ATP-binding protein — MYQLRGVTKQYRRGKDTVDALAGVDLTIGDGDRLVIQGPTGGGKSTLLQMLGGLDRPTAGSIELDGVDLAKLPEARLTKFRAESIGFVFQSFNLIPTLNAQENVETALVPLGLKAADRRERAAQALNSVGLGERLGHLPGEMSGGQQQRVAIARALVKNPKVLLADEPTGNLDESMRDEIMDVLETMWKEHGLTFIMVTHDSSIARRAPRLATIRKGRITITENSKAG, encoded by the coding sequence ATGTATCAGCTGAGAGGCGTCACCAAGCAGTACCGGCGCGGCAAGGACACCGTCGACGCGCTCGCCGGGGTGGACCTGACCATCGGCGACGGCGACCGGCTCGTCATCCAGGGCCCCACCGGCGGCGGCAAGTCCACCCTCCTCCAGATGCTCGGCGGGCTCGACCGGCCGACCGCGGGCAGCATCGAACTCGACGGCGTCGACCTGGCGAAGCTCCCGGAGGCGCGGCTCACCAAGTTCCGCGCCGAGTCCATCGGGTTCGTCTTCCAGAGCTTCAACCTGATCCCGACGCTCAACGCCCAGGAGAACGTCGAGACGGCCCTCGTGCCGCTCGGCCTCAAGGCCGCCGACCGCCGCGAACGCGCCGCGCAGGCCCTGAACTCGGTCGGCCTCGGCGAACGGCTCGGCCATCTGCCCGGGGAGATGTCCGGCGGCCAGCAGCAGCGCGTCGCCATCGCCCGCGCCCTCGTCAAGAACCCCAAGGTGCTGCTCGCCGACGAGCCCACCGGCAACCTCGACGAGTCCATGCGCGACGAGATCATGGACGTGCTCGAGACCATGTGGAAGGAGCACGGGCTGACCTTCATCATGGTCACCCACGACTCGTCGATCGCCCGCAGGGCGCCCCGGCTCGCGACCATCCGCAAGGGCCGGATCACCATCACGGAAAACTCAAAAGCTGGCTGA
- a CDS encoding helix-turn-helix domain-containing protein, with translation MDDDGTRATPAAGEPLDRRAELSEFLRTRRARLKPQDVGLPDFGRHRRVPGLRREELAQLAGVSVAYYTRLEQGNGRNVSAEVLDAIARALRLTDAEHAHLTHLAKPKQHKKKRASRGQQQVRVALSQLLDTLDGVPAYIGGPRSEILAWNRMAAALFGDWSELPPRERNWARLVFLNPAYRDLFLEWDSKASDMVSYLRLYAGCHPDDPELSALVGELSVKSEEFRRLWATHDVREKSHGVKQMRHPLVGDLALMYETLHLPDDEEQFLVMYHAEPGSPSAEALRLLASWGTDAVRAGQGQGQAKD, from the coding sequence ATGGACGATGACGGGACCCGCGCCACCCCGGCCGCCGGCGAGCCGCTGGACCGGCGTGCCGAGCTGAGCGAGTTCCTGCGCACCCGGCGGGCCCGGCTGAAGCCGCAGGACGTGGGGCTGCCGGACTTCGGGCGGCACCGGCGCGTGCCGGGCCTGCGCCGCGAGGAGCTGGCGCAGCTGGCCGGTGTGTCGGTGGCGTACTACACGCGCCTGGAGCAGGGGAACGGGCGGAACGTGTCGGCAGAGGTGCTCGACGCGATCGCGCGCGCCCTGCGCCTCACGGACGCCGAGCACGCGCATCTGACGCATCTCGCCAAGCCGAAGCAGCACAAGAAGAAGCGCGCCTCGCGCGGACAGCAGCAGGTGCGGGTCGCGCTGAGTCAGCTCCTGGACACGCTGGACGGCGTCCCGGCGTACATCGGCGGGCCGCGCTCGGAGATCCTCGCGTGGAACCGGATGGCGGCGGCGCTCTTCGGTGACTGGAGCGAGCTGCCGCCGCGTGAGCGGAACTGGGCGCGGCTCGTCTTCCTCAACCCCGCCTACCGCGACCTGTTCCTGGAGTGGGACTCCAAGGCGTCCGACATGGTCAGCTATCTGCGCCTGTACGCGGGCTGCCACCCGGACGACCCGGAGCTGTCGGCACTGGTCGGTGAACTCTCCGTCAAGAGCGAGGAGTTCAGGCGGCTGTGGGCGACGCACGACGTCAGGGAGAAGAGCCACGGCGTGAAGCAGATGCGGCATCCGCTCGTCGGTGACCTGGCGCTGATGTACGAGACACTGCACCTTCCGGACGACGAGGAGCAGTTCCTGGTCATGTACCACGCGGAACCGGGCTCCCCGTCGGCCGAGGCGCTGCGCCTCCTCGCGAGCTGGGGCACGGACGCGGTACGGGCGGGCCAGGGTCAGGGTCAGGCCAAGGACTGA
- a CDS encoding helix-turn-helix domain-containing protein — translation MSSHASNQARVIPLRPALRPVPAEPAGVPPKEPLWRDIVGDVLRRERLAQERTLKDVADAARISLPYLSEIERGLKEASSEVLAAAAHALGLGLADVLALGQSELLRLATPPAGHTVRRAAPRQGEVRLAA, via the coding sequence GTGAGCAGCCACGCGTCGAACCAGGCCCGCGTCATCCCTCTGCGCCCGGCCCTGCGCCCGGTCCCGGCGGAGCCCGCCGGGGTGCCGCCCAAGGAGCCGCTCTGGCGCGACATCGTGGGTGATGTCCTGCGCCGCGAGCGCCTCGCCCAGGAACGCACGCTGAAGGACGTCGCCGACGCGGCCCGGATCTCCCTCCCGTACCTCTCCGAGATCGAGCGCGGCCTCAAGGAGGCGTCGTCCGAGGTCCTGGCGGCCGCGGCCCACGCCCTGGGCCTCGGTCTCGCCGACGTCCTGGCCCTCGGTCAGTCCGAACTGCTCCGCCTCGCGACGCCGCCCGCCGGCCACACCGTCCGCCGGGCCGCCCCGCGCCAGGGCGAGGTACGCCTCGCGGCCTGA
- a CDS encoding DUF6317 family protein, with translation MADLKVVMSDLTSMAGTFHREAGHYRELHPQVAPPLVDGGDAGLDHAVKEVADLIVALHTGFADRLDDHGDKVTAARDSLRRHDIDVHGLFEDLMAGEG, from the coding sequence ATGGCCGATCTCAAGGTGGTCATGAGCGACCTCACCTCCATGGCCGGCACCTTCCACCGCGAGGCCGGCCACTACCGGGAGCTGCACCCCCAGGTCGCCCCGCCTCTGGTGGACGGGGGCGACGCCGGGCTCGATCACGCCGTCAAGGAGGTCGCCGACCTCATCGTCGCCCTGCACACCGGCTTCGCCGACCGGCTCGACGACCACGGCGACAAGGTCACCGCCGCCCGCGACTCGCTACGGAGGCACGACATCGACGTACACGGCCTGTTCGAGGACCTGATGGCGGGCGAGGGCTGA
- a CDS encoding NAD(P)-dependent alcohol dehydrogenase, translating into MTTVSAYAAPSAKAPLERTTIPRRPVGEFDVLIDIKFAGICHSDIHQARDGWGEGIFPMVPGHEIAGIVTEVGPGVTKFAVGDRVGVGCMVDSCRECDNCKAGLEQYCAKGNVGTYNALDKNGEPTYGGYSTHIVVDENYTVGIPEGLALDEAAPLLCAGITTYSPLKHWNAGPGKKVAVLGMGGLGHMGVKIAHALGAEVTVLSQSLRKQEDGLKLGADHYYATSDPKTFEELAGTFDIILSTVSAPLDFGAFLSLLKTDGALVNVGAPEEPISINLFSVIAGRKSLAGSGIGGIQETQEMLDFCAEHGLGAEIELIEASRINEAYERVLASDVRYRFVIDTATI; encoded by the coding sequence ATCACCACCGTCAGCGCCTACGCCGCACCCTCCGCAAAGGCCCCGCTGGAGCGCACCACCATTCCGCGCCGCCCGGTGGGCGAGTTCGACGTCCTGATCGACATCAAGTTCGCAGGCATCTGCCACTCCGACATCCACCAGGCCCGCGACGGCTGGGGTGAGGGCATCTTCCCGATGGTCCCCGGCCACGAGATCGCCGGCATCGTCACCGAGGTGGGACCCGGCGTCACCAAGTTCGCCGTCGGCGACCGCGTCGGCGTCGGCTGCATGGTCGACTCCTGCCGCGAGTGCGACAACTGCAAGGCGGGCCTCGAGCAGTACTGCGCCAAGGGCAACGTCGGCACGTACAACGCCCTCGACAAGAACGGCGAGCCCACCTACGGCGGCTACTCCACCCACATCGTCGTCGACGAGAACTACACCGTCGGCATCCCCGAGGGCCTCGCCCTCGACGAGGCCGCGCCGCTGCTGTGCGCGGGCATCACCACGTACTCCCCGCTCAAGCACTGGAACGCGGGCCCCGGCAAGAAGGTCGCCGTCCTCGGCATGGGCGGCCTCGGTCACATGGGCGTCAAGATCGCGCACGCGCTCGGTGCCGAGGTGACCGTCCTGTCGCAGTCCCTGCGCAAGCAGGAGGACGGCCTCAAGCTGGGCGCCGACCACTACTACGCGACCAGCGACCCGAAGACCTTCGAGGAGCTGGCCGGCACCTTCGACATCATCCTGTCGACGGTCTCGGCCCCGCTCGACTTCGGCGCGTTCCTCTCGCTCCTGAAGACGGACGGCGCCCTGGTGAACGTGGGCGCCCCCGAGGAGCCCATCTCCATCAACCTGTTCTCCGTGATCGCGGGCCGCAAGTCCCTCGCGGGCTCCGGCATCGGCGGTATCCAGGAGACCCAGGAGATGCTCGACTTCTGCGCCGAGCACGGCCTGGGCGCCGAGATCGAGCTGATCGAGGCGAGCCGGATCAACGAGGCGTACGAGCGCGTGCTCGCGAGCGACGTGCGGTACCGGTTCGTGATCGACACGGCGACGATCTGA
- a CDS encoding DUF1330 domain-containing protein, producing MTAYAIAALRNTTVPNEEVFDYMERIQSTLDPFGGRFLVHGARLEDIEGSWPGGIVVISFPDKAAAHGWYDSDAYQELIPLRTRNLEGEVIFVEGVPEDYDPSTTAARMRAEAGRGL from the coding sequence ATGACCGCCTACGCCATCGCCGCCCTGCGCAACACCACCGTGCCGAACGAAGAGGTCTTCGACTACATGGAGCGCATCCAGTCGACCCTCGACCCGTTCGGCGGCCGCTTCCTCGTGCACGGCGCCCGGCTGGAGGACATCGAGGGCTCGTGGCCGGGGGGCATCGTCGTCATCTCGTTCCCGGACAAGGCCGCGGCCCACGGCTGGTACGACTCCGACGCCTACCAGGAGCTCATACCGCTGCGGACGCGGAACCTGGAAGGCGAGGTGATCTTCGTGGAGGGGGTTCCGGAGGACTACGACCCGTCGACCACGGCGGCGCGGATGCGGGCGGAGGCGGGACGGGGCCTATGA
- a CDS encoding S8 family peptidase — MAAAAAVVLTAGLTAPAVAAAPAAQSGETAKASPDQHITLITGDRVTLDAKGKPVGYQHAKGREHIPAQTRTVGGHTLVVPADAQRLVASGKLDQRLFDVTELSKSANRKAQKHGLKVIVGYKGTATAARADVRDAGDTTVRRTLKSLNADAVTTPKQDATRLWDAVTTSQGSAASGISRIWLDGVRKASLDKSVPQIGAPKAWAAGYDGKGVKIAVLDTGVDATHPDLKGQVVGEKNFSTSADAVDRYGHGTHVASIAAGTGAKSGGKFKGVAPGAKLLNGKVLSDDGFGDDSGILAGMEWAADQGADVVNLSLGGGDTPEVDPLEAEVNKLSAEKGILFAIAAGNEGEFGDSTVGSPGSADAALTVGAVDGNDKLAEFSSRGPRIGDGAVKPDVTAPGVDITAAAAPGSVIDREVGENPAGYLTISGTSMATPHVAGAAAILKQEHPDWKSAQLKGVLTGSTKGGKYTPFEQGSGRIQVDKAIGQTVFAEPVSVSFGVAQWPHTDDAAITKKVTYRNTGDKDVTLDLTATGTNPKGQAAPAGFFKLGAAKVTVPAGGTASVDLTANTKLGGTVDGAYSAYVVATGGGQSVRTAAAVQREVESYDVTLKHIGRDGKDAQGYETSLAGIGTDAFFSAYDPASGTVKVRVPKGSYILNEYLVADPEDFSKGADWLVQPKLDVTRNTTVTLDARTTKPVSVTVPDAAAKGVLAAPEFTVDTADSSSSYGWLLDSYTTNFRTAGIGPEPTGIKLQQQWTGVWTKGADTEYDTVSGGTVKKLATGYTKHYTASDLATVKVGLGGAAKDKTGSIGAIGMLPVSSGGWSAAVDQKLPGTRTLHLSTGDKVKWGLEFSQNGPEDSDGFPTQEASYTLGTPQSFQGGKAYEKTFNTGVFGPRIGGDYGVYRDGNEIYGNLPMYADGKTHAGYSQYLSVKTTLYKGSTKVGENDDPLVGEKPFKVTSGDAEYKLSTSIKRSVKIAAASTRVDASWTFRSKKPASSDEAARLPLSTARFNAAVGLDSTAPADKTQSVPVTVQGAAAGSNLKSLSVYVSYDYGQTWKKLDVKNGKVTVKNPAKGKAVSFHAKIADKKGNKSTISVYNAYYGK; from the coding sequence GTGGCCGCCGCAGCGGCCGTCGTCCTCACCGCGGGTCTGACCGCCCCGGCCGTGGCCGCCGCCCCCGCGGCGCAGTCCGGCGAGACGGCGAAGGCCTCGCCCGACCAGCACATCACGCTCATCACCGGCGACCGCGTCACCCTCGACGCGAAGGGGAAGCCGGTCGGCTACCAGCACGCCAAGGGCCGTGAGCACATCCCCGCGCAGACGCGCACCGTCGGCGGCCACACCCTCGTGGTGCCGGCCGACGCACAGCGGCTGGTCGCGAGCGGCAAGCTCGACCAGCGGCTCTTCGACGTCACCGAGCTCTCCAAGTCGGCCAACCGCAAGGCGCAGAAGCACGGCCTCAAGGTGATCGTCGGCTACAAGGGCACCGCGACCGCAGCCCGAGCCGACGTGCGCGACGCCGGTGACACGACAGTCCGCAGGACCCTCAAGTCGCTGAACGCGGACGCCGTCACCACACCCAAGCAGGACGCCACCCGCCTCTGGGACGCCGTCACGACCTCCCAGGGCTCCGCCGCCTCCGGCATCAGCCGCATCTGGCTCGACGGCGTGCGCAAGGCCAGCCTGGACAAGTCGGTCCCGCAGATCGGCGCCCCCAAGGCGTGGGCCGCCGGCTACGACGGCAAGGGCGTCAAGATCGCCGTCCTGGACACGGGCGTCGACGCGACCCACCCCGACCTCAAGGGCCAGGTCGTCGGCGAGAAGAACTTCTCCACCTCCGCCGACGCCGTGGACCGCTACGGCCACGGCACGCACGTCGCGTCCATCGCCGCCGGTACGGGCGCCAAGTCGGGCGGCAAGTTCAAGGGCGTAGCCCCTGGCGCCAAGCTGCTCAACGGCAAGGTCCTCAGCGACGACGGCTTCGGCGACGACTCCGGCATCCTCGCCGGCATGGAGTGGGCCGCCGACCAGGGTGCCGACGTCGTCAACCTCAGCCTCGGCGGCGGTGACACCCCCGAGGTGGACCCGCTCGAGGCCGAGGTCAACAAGCTGTCCGCCGAGAAGGGCATCCTGTTCGCCATCGCCGCGGGCAACGAGGGCGAGTTCGGCGACTCGACCGTCGGCTCCCCGGGCAGCGCGGACGCGGCCCTGACCGTCGGCGCGGTCGACGGCAACGACAAGCTGGCCGAGTTCTCCAGCCGCGGCCCGCGCATCGGCGACGGCGCCGTCAAGCCGGACGTCACCGCCCCCGGCGTCGACATCACGGCCGCCGCCGCCCCGGGCAGCGTCATCGACAGGGAAGTCGGCGAGAACCCCGCGGGCTACCTCACGATCTCCGGTACGTCGATGGCGACCCCGCACGTCGCGGGCGCCGCCGCGATCCTCAAGCAGGAGCACCCGGACTGGAAGTCCGCCCAGCTCAAGGGCGTCCTGACCGGCTCCACCAAGGGTGGCAAGTACACGCCCTTCGAGCAGGGTTCGGGCCGCATCCAGGTCGACAAGGCCATCGGGCAGACCGTGTTCGCCGAGCCCGTCTCGGTGAGCTTCGGTGTCGCTCAGTGGCCGCACACCGACGATGCCGCGATCACCAAGAAGGTGACGTACAGGAACACCGGTGACAAGGACGTCACCCTCGACCTGACGGCCACCGGCACCAACCCGAAGGGCCAGGCCGCCCCGGCCGGCTTCTTCAAGCTCGGTGCCGCCAAGGTGACCGTCCCCGCGGGCGGCACCGCCTCCGTGGACCTGACCGCGAACACGAAGCTCGGCGGCACGGTCGACGGCGCGTACTCCGCGTACGTCGTGGCGACGGGCGGCGGCCAGTCCGTGCGCACCGCGGCCGCCGTGCAGCGCGAGGTCGAGTCGTACGACGTGACGCTCAAGCACATCGGGCGCGACGGCAAGGACGCCCAGGGCTACGAGACGTCCCTGGCCGGCATCGGCACGGACGCGTTCTTCAGCGCCTACGACCCGGCCTCGGGCACCGTCAAGGTCCGTGTCCCCAAGGGCAGTTACATCCTCAACGAGTACCTGGTGGCCGACCCCGAGGACTTCTCCAAGGGCGCCGACTGGCTGGTGCAGCCGAAGCTGGACGTCACCCGGAACACGACGGTCACGCTCGACGCCCGTACCACCAAGCCCGTGTCCGTGACCGTCCCCGACGCCGCCGCCAAGGGCGTCCTCGCCGCGCCGGAGTTCACGGTCGACACCGCCGACTCCTCGTCCAGCTACGGCTGGCTCCTGGACTCGTACACCACCAACTTCCGCACCGCCGGCATCGGCCCGGAGCCGACCGGCATCAAGCTCCAGCAGCAGTGGACCGGCGTGTGGACGAAGGGCGCCGACACCGAGTACGACACCGTCTCCGGCGGCACCGTCAAGAAGCTCGCCACCGGCTACACCAAGCACTACACGGCGAGTGACCTGGCCACGGTGAAGGTCGGCCTCGGCGGAGCGGCCAAGGACAAGACCGGCTCCATCGGCGCGATCGGCATGCTGCCCGTCAGCTCCGGCGGCTGGTCCGCCGCCGTCGACCAGAAGCTCCCCGGCACCCGCACCCTGCACCTGTCCACCGGCGACAAGGTGAAGTGGGGCCTGGAGTTCTCGCAGAACGGCCCCGAGGACAGCGACGGCTTCCCGACCCAGGAGGCCTCCTACACGCTGGGCACGCCCCAGTCGTTCCAGGGTGGCAAGGCGTACGAGAAGACGTTCAACACCGGCGTCTTCGGCCCCCGCATCGGCGGTGACTACGGCGTCTACCGCGACGGCAACGAGATCTACGGCAACCTGCCGATGTACGCCGACGGCAAGACCCACGCCGGCTACTCGCAGTACCTCTCGGTGAAGACCACGCTCTACAAGGGCAGCACCAAGGTCGGCGAGAACGACGACCCGCTGGTCGGCGAGAAGCCCTTCAAGGTCACCTCCGGCGACGCCGAGTACAAGCTGTCGACGTCCATCAAGCGCAGCGTCAAGATCGCCGCGGCCTCCACCCGCGTCGACGCCAGCTGGACGTTCCGCTCGAAGAAGCCGGCCTCCTCCGACGAGGCGGCCAGGCTGCCGCTGTCCACGGCCCGCTTCAACGCGGCCGTCGGCCTCGACAGCACCGCCCCCGCCGACAAGACCCAGTCGGTCCCCGTCACCGTCCAGGGCGCGGCCGCGGGCAGCAACCTCAAGTCGCTGTCCGTGTACGTCTCCTACGACTACGGCCAGACGTGGAAGAAGCTGGACGTCAAGAACGGCAAGGTCACCGTGAAGAACCCGGCCAAGGGCAAGGCCGTCTCCTTCCACGCCAAGATCGCCGACAAGAAGGGCAACAAGTCGACGATCTCGGTCTACAACGCGTACTACGGCAAGTAG
- the msrA gene encoding peptide-methionine (S)-S-oxide reductase MsrA — protein MAAQTQRAVLAGGCFWGMEDLIRRLPGVTATRVGYTGGDVPNATYRNHGTHAEAIEILFDPERTDFRAILELFFQIHDPSTKNRQGNDIGLSYRSAIYYVDDEQKRIAEDTIADVDASGLWPGKVVTEVEPGGPFWEAEPEHQDYLQRYPDGYTCHFPRPGWRLPARAEG, from the coding sequence ATGGCTGCGCAGACACAGAGGGCCGTGCTGGCGGGCGGATGCTTCTGGGGGATGGAGGACCTGATCCGCCGACTCCCGGGCGTGACGGCGACCCGGGTCGGATACACAGGCGGTGACGTGCCGAACGCGACGTACCGTAACCATGGCACTCACGCGGAGGCCATTGAGATCCTTTTCGACCCCGAGAGGACCGACTTCCGCGCGATCCTGGAGCTCTTCTTCCAGATCCATGACCCGAGCACCAAGAACCGCCAGGGCAACGACATCGGTCTCAGCTACCGCTCGGCGATCTACTACGTGGATGACGAGCAGAAGCGGATCGCCGAGGACACGATCGCGGATGTGGACGCCTCCGGACTGTGGCCGGGCAAAGTCGTCACCGAGGTAGAGCCGGGCGGCCCCTTCTGGGAGGCCGAGCCCGAGCATCAGGACTATCTGCAGCGTTACCCGGACGGCTACACGTGCCACTTCCCGCGCCCGGGATGGCGGCTGCCCGCCCGCGCGGAGGGCTGA
- a CDS encoding group II truncated hemoglobin produces the protein MTTQTVEYIRYRIPEDRSAEFLAAYTRAAVRLAAAPQCVDYELARCEEDFEHFILRITWTSTEDHIEGFRKSELFQDFLAEIRPYVGNIDEMRHYKPTSVRGTGASVPSLYDWAGGADAFARLTDVFYAKVLEDDLLGPLFADLPPEHAGHVALWIGEVFGGPAAYSEQQGGHSHMVAKHVGKHITEPQRRRWVDLMHDAADEAGLPADAEFRSAFSAYIEWGTRLAVYFSGPDAARPAEQPVPLWNWGAAPPYQP, from the coding sequence ATGACGACGCAGACAGTCGAGTACATCCGCTACCGGATCCCCGAGGACCGGTCCGCAGAGTTCCTCGCGGCCTACACGCGCGCCGCCGTCCGGCTCGCCGCCGCGCCCCAGTGTGTCGACTACGAACTGGCGCGCTGCGAAGAGGACTTCGAGCACTTCATCCTGCGCATCACCTGGACCTCGACCGAGGACCACATCGAGGGCTTCCGCAAGTCCGAGCTCTTCCAGGACTTCCTCGCAGAGATCAGGCCGTACGTCGGGAACATCGACGAGATGCGCCACTACAAGCCCACGTCGGTGCGCGGCACCGGCGCGTCCGTCCCGAGCCTGTACGACTGGGCCGGCGGCGCCGACGCCTTCGCGCGGCTCACCGACGTCTTCTACGCCAAGGTCCTCGAGGACGACCTCCTGGGCCCCCTGTTCGCGGACCTCCCGCCCGAGCACGCCGGGCACGTCGCCCTGTGGATCGGCGAGGTCTTCGGCGGCCCCGCCGCCTACTCCGAACAGCAGGGCGGCCACAGCCACATGGTCGCCAAGCACGTCGGCAAACACATCACGGAGCCGCAGCGCCGCCGCTGGGTCGATCTGATGCACGACGCGGCGGACGAGGCGGGCCTGCCGGCCGACGCCGAGTTCCGCTCCGCGTTCAGCGCCTACATCGAGTGGGGCACCCGGCTCGCCGTGTACTTCTCGGGCCCCGACGCGGCCCGGCCCGCCGAGCAGCCCGTACCGCTGTGGAACTGGGGGGCGGCGCCGCCCTACCAGCCGTAG
- a CDS encoding WXG100 family type VII secretion target — protein sequence MTDSWVGGDIGGLRTMAETYRNAKKALEGVVHPLGGAVDTLVDDAGWKGEAAESFRAAWSEDALTAGAFAGLVHDAGDILGTLVDALSACDTALKNAEHVATGKGVPMGDKGVPQAFVTADPPSPDDQKTISAATEYDTVRKEVLHTAQHARLVAADRLRGLYAQATAKVSPGDKVTLADYLRGLYAYDAEDARAGGKEARARIDDAKSEEQAAKKALRKERKTFQQQGRRLPDDLPAKGTYRDAVADVESLEQDIARADHGSTALPYDRALNVKLADAADALRVGEGVEKLPDFLKEIPVLDVAAAGTCGLLEASDDHDKGWSWQHSVAVDGGANVGGLVAGTAITAGLVAAAPFDVPVAVVAGVGGAVVIGATGVIDHAFHEHWSEDIHKDGVVGGVLHGSGHVLSQTGDDFKRLGKDVWGGIKSIF from the coding sequence ATGACCGACAGCTGGGTCGGCGGCGACATCGGCGGGCTGCGCACGATGGCCGAGACGTACCGGAACGCCAAGAAGGCGCTCGAAGGCGTCGTCCATCCGCTCGGCGGCGCCGTGGACACGCTGGTGGACGACGCGGGCTGGAAAGGCGAGGCGGCGGAGAGCTTCCGTGCCGCCTGGAGCGAGGACGCCCTGACCGCGGGCGCCTTCGCGGGCCTCGTGCACGACGCCGGGGACATCCTCGGCACGCTCGTCGACGCGCTCTCCGCCTGTGACACCGCGCTGAAGAACGCCGAGCACGTCGCCACGGGCAAGGGCGTTCCCATGGGCGACAAGGGCGTTCCGCAGGCGTTCGTCACCGCCGATCCGCCGAGCCCCGACGACCAGAAGACGATCTCCGCGGCCACGGAGTACGACACCGTGCGCAAAGAGGTCCTGCACACCGCCCAGCACGCGCGCCTCGTCGCCGCCGACCGACTGCGCGGCCTGTACGCCCAGGCCACCGCCAAGGTCTCCCCCGGCGACAAGGTCACCCTCGCCGACTATCTGCGCGGCCTGTACGCCTACGACGCCGAGGACGCGCGGGCCGGCGGCAAGGAGGCACGGGCCAGGATCGACGACGCCAAGTCCGAGGAGCAGGCCGCCAAGAAGGCTCTCCGCAAGGAACGGAAGACGTTCCAGCAGCAGGGCCGCAGGCTGCCCGACGACCTCCCCGCCAAGGGCACCTATCGCGACGCCGTCGCGGACGTCGAGTCGCTGGAGCAGGACATCGCCCGCGCCGATCACGGCAGCACCGCGCTGCCCTACGACCGCGCCCTGAACGTGAAGCTGGCCGACGCCGCGGATGCGCTGCGCGTCGGCGAGGGAGTGGAGAAGCTCCCGGACTTCCTCAAGGAGATCCCGGTCCTGGACGTCGCCGCCGCGGGCACGTGTGGTCTGCTGGAGGCGTCGGACGACCACGACAAGGGCTGGTCCTGGCAGCACTCGGTGGCCGTGGACGGCGGTGCCAACGTCGGCGGTCTCGTCGCCGGTACGGCCATCACCGCCGGCCTGGTGGCCGCCGCGCCCTTCGACGTCCCCGTGGCCGTGGTGGCCGGGGTCGGCGGCGCAGTCGTGATCGGCGCGACCGGCGTCATCGACCACGCCTTCCACGAGCACTGGAGCGAGGACATCCACAAGGACGGCGTGGTGGGCGGTGTGCTGCACGGTAGCGGCCATGTCCTCTCCCAGACCGGGGACGACTTCAAGCGACTTGGGAAGGATGTCTGGGGTGGCATCAAGAGCATCTTCTGA
- a CDS encoding SAV_915 family protein, translated as MEVPIRSRLLDYADYTEYAQAEPPAGADTGPAHGRSPLLDYVGRVDAGTLARDDAAGPKPDVPAYHTAVYVPAHPRYADIADADGRPARVPFIAYELFAHPSDGNVALAFTTLEKLVSALGPAQPWIAASIGPLAEGMREHGARVRLDPEVAPGHHNWQQADLAAYAREMS; from the coding sequence GTGGAGGTGCCGATACGTTCGCGGCTTCTCGACTACGCCGACTACACCGAGTACGCCCAGGCGGAACCTCCCGCAGGGGCCGACACCGGTCCGGCGCACGGGCGTTCACCGCTCCTCGACTACGTGGGCCGCGTCGACGCGGGGACGCTCGCACGCGATGACGCGGCGGGCCCGAAACCCGATGTTCCCGCCTATCACACGGCCGTGTACGTACCGGCCCATCCCCGCTACGCCGACATCGCCGACGCGGACGGCCGCCCCGCCCGCGTGCCCTTCATCGCCTACGAGCTGTTCGCGCACCCCTCCGACGGAAACGTGGCCCTCGCGTTCACCACGCTGGAGAAGCTGGTGTCCGCGCTCGGCCCGGCCCAGCCGTGGATCGCCGCCTCGATCGGCCCCCTGGCCGAGGGCATGCGCGAACACGGCGCCCGCGTCCGCCTCGACCCCGAGGTGGCCCCGGGGCACCACAACTGGCAGCAGGCCGACCTGGCCGCCTACGCCCGGGAGATGTCCTGA